One window of Bos indicus isolate NIAB-ARS_2022 breed Sahiwal x Tharparkar chromosome 20, NIAB-ARS_B.indTharparkar_mat_pri_1.0, whole genome shotgun sequence genomic DNA carries:
- the CAPSL gene encoding calcyphosin-like protein isoform X1, giving the protein MAGTARHDREMAIQAKKKLTVATDPIERLRLQCLARGSAGIKGLGRVFRIMDDNNNRTLDFKEFVKGLNDYAVVMEKEEAEELFRRFDKDGNGTIDFNEFLLTLRPPMSRARKEVIMQAFRKLDKTGDGVITIEDLREVYNAKHHPKYQNGEWTEEQVFRKFLDNFDSPYDKDGVVTPEEFMNYYAGVSASIDTDVYFIVMMRTAWKL; this is encoded by the exons ATGGCAGGGACCGCACGCCACGACCGAGAGATGGCGATCCAGGCCAAGAAGAAGCTCACCGTGGCCACTGACCCCATCGAGAGGCTTCGCCTGCAGTGCCTGGCCAGGGGCTCAGCGGGCATCAAAGGGCTTGGCAG AGTGTTTCGAATTATGGATGACAATAACAACCGAACCCTTGATTTCAAAGAATTTGTGAAAGGGTTAAATGATTATGCTGTGGTCATGGaaaaggaggaggcagaagagCTTTTCCGGAGGTTCGATAAAGATGGAAACGGAACAATAGACTTCAATGAGTTTCTTCTCACATTAAGA CCTCCAATGTCCAGAGCCAGAAAAGAGGTGATTATGCAAGCTTTTCGAAAGCTAGACAAGACTGGAGATGGTGTGATAACAATTGAAGACCTTCGAGAGGTGTACAATGCAAAACACCATCCAAAGTACCAGAATGGTGAATGGACGGAGGAGCAAGTGTTCCGGAAATTTCTGGATAACTTTGACTCACCCTATGACAAAGATGGAGTG GTGACCCCTGAGGAGTTCATGAACTACTATGCTGGGGTGAGCGCGTCCATTGACACTGATGTGTATTTCATCGTCATGATGCGAACCGCCTGGAAGCTCTGA
- the CAPSL gene encoding calcyphosin-like protein isoform X3, producing MAGTARHDREMAIQAKKKLTVATDPIERLRLQCLARGSAGIKGLGRVFRIMDDNNNRTLDFKEFVKGLNDYAVVMEKEEAEELFRRFDKDGNGTIDFNEFLLTLRPPMSRARKEVIMQAFRKLDKTGDGVITIEDLREVYNAKHHPKYQNGEWTEEQVFRKFLDNFDSPYDKDGVIYSSVVSLRSLLD from the exons ATGGCAGGGACCGCACGCCACGACCGAGAGATGGCGATCCAGGCCAAGAAGAAGCTCACCGTGGCCACTGACCCCATCGAGAGGCTTCGCCTGCAGTGCCTGGCCAGGGGCTCAGCGGGCATCAAAGGGCTTGGCAG AGTGTTTCGAATTATGGATGACAATAACAACCGAACCCTTGATTTCAAAGAATTTGTGAAAGGGTTAAATGATTATGCTGTGGTCATGGaaaaggaggaggcagaagagCTTTTCCGGAGGTTCGATAAAGATGGAAACGGAACAATAGACTTCAATGAGTTTCTTCTCACATTAAGA CCTCCAATGTCCAGAGCCAGAAAAGAGGTGATTATGCAAGCTTTTCGAAAGCTAGACAAGACTGGAGATGGTGTGATAACAATTGAAGACCTTCGAGAGGTGTACAATGCAAAACACCATCCAAAGTACCAGAATGGTGAATGGACGGAGGAGCAAGTGTTCCGGAAATTTCTGGATAACTTTGACTCACCCTATGACAAAGATGGAGTG atCTATTCTTCAGTGGTGTCACTAAGAAGTCTACTTGACTGA